In the Brassica napus cultivar Da-Ae chromosome A7, Da-Ae, whole genome shotgun sequence genome, one interval contains:
- the LOC106421660 gene encoding GDSL esterase/lipase EXL3 encodes MKDNTSWSCFCFSLKLCLLSVLFLTETLVAIKLPPNLTFPALIAFGDSIVDTGNNNNVKTVVKCDFQPYGINFQGGVPTGRFCDGRVPPDLIAEELGIKSVVPAYLDPSLKTEDLLTGVSFASGGSGYDPLTPKLVAVISLEDQLKYFEEYIEKVKNIVGEERKGFILANSLFLLVAGSDDIANTYYVLRARPHYDVDSYTTLMVNSASDFVNKLYGYGVRRIAVFGAPPLGCVPSQRTLGGGLLRECAENYNEAAKLFNSKISPKLDLMQKTLPGIKPVYINIYDPLLDIIQSPAKYGFGVSNKGCCGTGVIEVAVLCNKITSSVCPDVSSHVFWDSYHPTEKTYKVLISLLISKFVDQFV; translated from the exons ATGAAAGACAATACAAGCTGGTCTTGTTTTTGCTTTTCACTGAAACTATGCTTGTTGTCCGTTCTCTTTCTCACTGAGACACTCGTCGCCATAAAGCTGCCGCCAAACTTGACGTTTCCAGCGCTAATAGCTTTCGGTGACTCCATTGTCGACACCGGAAATAATAACAATGTCAAAACCGTAGTTAAGTGCGATTTTCAGCCTTACGGTATCAATTTCCAAGGCGGCGTTCCCACCGGGAGATTTTGCGACGGACGAGTCCCTCCCGATTTGATTG CCGAAGAATTGGGAATAAAATCAGTTGTACCTGCATATCTCGATCCAAGTTTAAAGACTGAAGATCTTTTAACCGGTGTATCATTTGCGTCGGGAGGTTCTGGTTATGATCCTTTAACACCCAAACTCGTG GCAGTAATTTCATTAGAagatcaattaaaatatttcgAGGAGTACATAGAGAAAGTGAAGAATATAGTTggggaagaaagaaaagggtTCATATTAGCCAACAGCTTATTCTTATTGGTCGCAGGCAGTGACGACATAGCCAATACTTACTATGTTCTCCGTGCAAGACCTCACTACGACGTCGACTCGTACACTACTCTTATGGTCAACTCTGCCTCCGATTTTGTGAAC AAACTATACGGATATGGAGTGAGAAGAATAGCCGTGTTTGGTGCACCACCACTTGGTTGTGTACCATCACAGAGAACCTTAGGAGGAGGTCTTTTGAGAGAATGTGCTGAGAATTACAACGAAGCAGCAAAGCTTTTTAATTCAAAGATCTCCCCAAAATTGGATTTGATGCAAAAAACTCTACCGGGTATCAAACCGGTCTACATTAATATCTATGACCCTCTTCTCGATATAATCCAGAGTCCTGCAAAATACG GATTTGGAGTGTCTAATAAAGGATGCTGTGGAACCGGAGTCATAGAAGTTGCTGTCCTGTGCAATAAAATCACATCTTCTGTATGTCCCGACGTGTCTAGCCATGTGTTTTGGGACAGTTATCATCCCACAGAGAAAACTTACAAAGTGTTAATCTCACTGTTGATTAGCAAATTTGTTGATCAGTTTGTCTAA